In the Gossypium arboreum isolate Shixiya-1 chromosome 10, ASM2569848v2, whole genome shotgun sequence genome, one interval contains:
- the LOC108488798 gene encoding probable indole-3-pyruvate monooxygenase YUCCA3: MSSCCLNMPNMFPTLASEDFLSSRCIWVNGPVIVGAGPSGLAVGAGLKNQGVPFIILERANCIASLWQNRTYDRLKLHLPKQFCQLPNFPFPEDFPEYPTKYQFISYLESYAKHFDINPHFNETVQSANYDETFGLWRVKTIATGGPNPIGVEYICRWLVVATGENAEKVVPEFEGLQDFGGHVTHACDYKSGQSYSGERVLVVGCGNSGMEVSLDLCNHNANPSMVVRSSVHVLPREVLGKSTFELAVSMMKWLPLWLVDKILLILAHLILGNTEKYGLKKPCVGPLELKNTAGKTPVLDIGAFQKIRSGEIKIVPGIKKFSRGRVELVNGETLEIESVILATGYRSNVPSWLKENEFFSSEGVPKNPFPNGWKGKGGLYAVGFTRRGLSGASLDAISVAHDIAKSWKEETKQKKKSMAARHRRCISHF; this comes from the exons ATGTCTAGCTGCTGCCTTAACATGCCTAATATGTTTCCAACTTTAGCTTCTGAGGATTTTTTGAGTAGCCGGTGCATATGGGTGAATGGACCAGTGATAGTTGGGGCAGGTCCCTCGGGTCTTGCCGTTGGAGCGGGGCTTAAAAACCAAGGTGTGCCATTCATAATCCTTGAACGAGCAAACTGCATTGCCTCCCTTTGGCAGAACAGAACTTATGACCGTCTTAAGCTTCACCTTCCTAAACAATTTTGCCAGCTACCCAACTTTCCATTTCCTGAGGACTTCCCTGAATACCCCACCAAATATCAGTTCATAAGCTACCTTGAGTCCTACGCAAAACACTTTGATATAAACCCACATTTCAATGAGACAGTGCAGTCAGCCAACTACGATGAAACATTTGGTTTGTGGCGAGTCAAAACCATCGCAACCGGCGGTCCAAACCCAATCGGAGTCGAATACATTTGTCGATGGCTTGTAGTAGCCACGGGAGAAAATGCAGAGAAAGTTGTTCCAGAATTTGAAGGCTTGCAAGATTTTGGCGGCCATGTTACACATGCTTGTGACTATAAATCAGGTCAAAGTTACAGTGGAGAACGTGTTCTAGTTGTCGGATGTGGCAATTCGGGCATGGAGGTCTCTCTTGACCTCTGTAATCATAATGCAAATCCATCAATGGTTGTTCGAAGCTCA GTTCATGTCTTACCAAGGGAAGTTTTAGGCAAATCAACTTTTGAATTGGCAGTGTCGATGATGAAGTGGCTACCTCTTTGGCTTGTTGATAAGATACTGCTTATTCTTGCGCATTTGATACTTGGAAATACTGAAAAATATGGTCTGAAAAAGCCTTGTGTAGGACCTTTAGAGCTAAAAAACACTGCAGGGAAAACTCCCGTATTGGACATTGGTGCATTCCAGAAGATTAGATCGGGTGAAATCAAGATTGTCCCTGGGATCAAAAAGTTCTCCAGGGGCAGAGTTGAGCTTGTCAATGGCGAAACTCTTGAGATTGAGTCTGTTATTCTTGCAACTGGGTATCGTAGCAACGTTCCTTCATGGCTAAAG GAAAATGAGTTTTTTTCATCAGAAGGAGTTCCAAAGAACCCTTTCCCTAACGGATGGAAAGGGAAAGGAGGACTCTATGCAGTAGGGTTCACAAGGAGAGGTCTTTCTGGTGCATCATTGGATGCCATCAGTGTAGCACATGATATTGCCAAAAGCTGGAAAGAAGAAACAAAGCAGAAGAAAAAATCCATGGCTGCAAGGCATAGGCGATGCATTTCACATTTCTGA